A region of the Chaetodon trifascialis isolate fChaTrf1 chromosome 7, fChaTrf1.hap1, whole genome shotgun sequence genome:
tacacagacacacagctggaaCTGTGCATAGCGCTCTATGTGGCAGCATGCATCCTCCCGCACATACAATGTAAACCGTGAGATAGCAGCAAGTGCAACAAGCAGaactcatgcacacactctcatcATTGATAAAGGCGtcgctcctgctgctgcaaacacGCTCCAGAAGGAGTGTGCACATCCCTTAACGACGCTCTGTGAGCTCCGCGGTGTTACCCCGAGCCTCGCGCCACTCTGAGGATGTGAGGGTTGAACCCGAAGGTGACAGTGTTCATATCAAAGCCCACACACTCCCAGCTGACCCAGCTCTTCCCCCTGACcctgttgttttatttgagcCCTAATAACTCTCCTAATTAAAGCCCTTTCCTATTATTTTTTCCCTCCGCTCCCCTGTAAAAGGCCTGGGTTTCAAAGTGCTAATAAAATAAACTGGAGGGGGCCCATTTctttatttgtatgtgtgtgaagagtgtgtgggagaaagagacagggaaaggaggggggagatGGAAGGACAGAGGTTTTAGGTTCAGAGGGGGGTAAAAGAAACAGAGGTCAGTGGAAACAAAGGAGCGTGAGACCCTGAGGTCAAGCTGCCTGGTGTCCACAGTCATCGGGCCGGCGTTGTTGCAGGGCAAATGGCCCCGCTTGTATAATCGCCGGGGTATGTTTTGTCCACAAGCGTAGGATATAGAATATATCACTGCGCTGCTGACAGATGAACAATAGGTCACGTTTTGTGGAAGTCCGAGTGGAGCCGTTGCAGCTCCTTTGAGTTGGCTGGTACATCTGGAAGAGCCAAGATTAACGCGGCGTTTACTGGCCTCGCGTATGGCTGACCCCTCTGACCCGAAACTGCAGCCTCAACAATATCGCTTATGGCTTCATATAGGACTCAAAGACGCCCTATAGAGGTGCTATCAGCGAATCATCCTCTTAAGAGCGAATGGGATACAATCAGTACAAAAGTGTTGCATGTTGCTGGAAGATTACCAACAACTGGCTGTTTTCAGCTGGACAGAAGggtccacagccatgctagcagctctgtgaggctaggcgttagcatgctaacatgctcacaataacaatgctTACCATGCTCACTGCTTTAGTTTAATGTGTGAACATTTGTGACTCAGCAGTGAACACAAAGTACgctacagctgaggctgatgggaatttcatttgttttgtagatgatgatggtgctagatgaaatGTTAAGGAATCACTGAAAACACTACATTTCATCCTGAGCAGGATGTGACTGTTCATTTGATTGCTATCCACCCGTAAGATGCCAAGACATTAATCAGAGAGCCTCATCAACCATTTGGTGGTTCAAGAAGAAAACTCAGTGGGACTCATGAACGTCTGTACAAAACGTCTGTACAAAACGTTGTGTCAGTCCACACCGaagtggtggacagactgacatttCCATCCTGACGCGCTGCAAGCATCTCTGAAAACAGAGGAATAATAACTGACGCAAGCATTTATGTATGTTATCTAAAACCAGGGTACAGCAGGTGCAAAGTGACACCATCACCCACAGGAGAAAATCTGGTGCCAATCAATTCTTGTTTTACGATATTTGAAGCTCAGCCATAAATGTGCTCAATCTCTGTTAACTCTCCCTTTGGTTTTATGATGATAAACATGCCGCAGTGGAGGTTTATGAGTGTGGCGGGGTCTTTCTGCAGCGACTATAAAAAGCAGCTATGTGAATATCATATGCTtcatgtgtctgctgcatgATCCTGTACGCTGGCTGTCATTCAAATCCCACAAAATATTCTTAGGACTGGTGTTTGAATAACTTACAACCTCTTGACtaaaaacatcagcactgaGTAATACCCAAGGGGGGAAGCAATAACACGATACGGTGATATGATAATAGCTTCAGGCTGTGCATGAGATATAAACATGATCATGGAGGCTATTGAGTACTCCAGGGGGTTAAGTGACTGTAATCCTACTTGAGACATGGTGCTAAGAAAGGAGCGAAAAGCGAGGCAGAGAAAGTCATATGTCAGGGTTCAGCCATGAGCAACTGGGAGCCCTGGAGAGGCTGATGGAAGAACTGGGGGAATCGTTATACCAGTAGAGGGGACATGGAGCACATTCAGCTCAGCTAGACATAAGAGGGGCTGTTTAAAGCGTTGAATGAAAGTTGATAAGAGGTCAAAAGACATTTACGAGGAGAAAGGAGCTTAAAGCAGAGGGTAGCAAAAGTGCAAACCGGGTCATAGCTTGCACAGAAAATGATATGATTGACAGTGAGAGGCGAGGGAGGAATGAGGCACAGGTTCAAAGCTAGCAAGCGGGAGTGGGAAGATCACAGAGGTTGAGCAAAAAGGTTGAGAGAGGGTGTAGAGGGAGACCAAGAAAAAAGGCCTTGAAGAGTCTTATCTGTGACCCATCTGTCTTGACATGCACACTCCTCTGGTTAGTGCCctggaggggagggaaggggagcTGCATGCGTGTCAGTAACTGAGTGCGCAGGGCTTAGGGCTAAGGCCTTGGCCTGTGCACTCTGGCCCAAAAACCAGCCTAACCAGCCCCATGCTTTAACACCCCCAGGAAAAACTCCCATGACTTACTGCTGCGATCATGTGATTGAGTGAGCTGCGCGGGGAGAACAAAAAGGCACATTAACGAAGCGGGCCGTCACACATCAGCGAAGATGCTGATGTGACTTTCATCTTCGTCGTCAGCTGATTTCGTCGCAGGCTTTTCCAGTGGCGTCTTATTTGTTGACCACATGTGGACGTTTTTTGGGGGTTGTAAACAGTGGAAAAGAAAACTGGGATGTCTGAGCTGTCATTTTGTTACTgacaacaaacaagcaattAATCGCCTACATTAAGAACTCGGAGTGAACTGCTGAAACGAGAAATTCTTGATTACTTACTTCAGTTTCTAAAATAATCAGTTCAAGTGAGGATAAATATACAATCAAAGAGATGTGTGATCTTCCATGCTTCAAATACAGATGTTCCTGTAAATCATATCCCGATACCAAAGCATAACTCTGGCTTTGGTCATTgtggaaaatgcatttttaacactTCAGTGATCTCACACAACAAGCTGCAGACGTCTACCTGTGAGCCTCTATCTTGTTTTCAGACACTTTAAACTCAAAATTTCATTCCTAAGCAGAGCAGTTCGGTTGTGTGAGCACTTTGTGGgggtctgtcagtcagtccgaGTTGTTTTGCATCAGATCCAGCCCCCTGAGATGTTTGACTTTACTTGCATGTACAGCACACCTGGGAGATTTACCATAATGAATACCTGATGTGGTGAAGCAGTTAATTCCGCCTATAAAATAACTCCCTTCCTTCTTCCTGTGGGCCCCGGCTGTTGTTTATCAAACGAGGTAACGTCCTGTCATGTgacccctcctccctcccagcAACCCACCTGTGTGGACTTTTCTCTTAATCCCCCTCCAGCCCCCACTTTTTGCTGTGCGCTTTGAATACTTAGACTACTGAGTGTAACTAATTCTCCCACACAAGGATATTGTCTTCTCCCTATCTCTgcttttttccttccctttcaaGCCGGCTATTCACTGATTTCATTAGCTGGCGGtgtggtgtgagagagagttgGCGAGGGGGGGGCTTTCCAATTAAAGGCCTTAATAGCCTATTACCATCACCTTAAGTTCacctctgttttttttacaacatGGAACCAACTAAAGATTAATCACCAGAGCAGCGTGGGAGCTTTTAAAAGCCATTCTGTGATTAATAAACTGGGATTAGGACTGATGATTTGGAGCTGGGTTTCTTACAACAGTGAGCAGTATACAGTATACTGCTCCTCCAGTATCACAATAAGACTCTTAGCAGTTTCCTGAATGACAAACCATTTCTATTGTGCAATGGTGTCACGTTTAGCATGAAAGACCATAAACGTAATGACTGTTGTTCTAGTTGGGgtttaaatgaaatgtgtttaacaGGCTGCTCCCcctgcacacatgctgcacagaTCCTGCAGCTGACCAGGGGGCCGGAGGACGAAGCCAGTCCCCTGGGATGACCAAACCACCCTTTCTCAGACACCCATTTGTCgtaccctcctcctcctcctccctcccgaTGGATGACCCTGCAACCAGCAGGGGTCAGCTGCGCAGAGGGAGCCCCCCGCACCGCAGCCCTCGGTCCGGAGCCGCGGCGTAAATCAGCGGCTGTTCATCGCGGGAACCCTCTCCCGCCCGGGGTCTCAGCCCAGCCTGGCACCATCTGTCCCGGGGCTCTGACGCAGAGGCAGCGCTGCCAAGGTGGGTTCCCACTGACCTGCTGCACCCTCCAGGCCATACAGGCCAGACCTGGGGCCGGAGACAGATCCATCACACTGGAGTCTGGACGTGGTCGAAGAGGCTTGGTGTACATCTACTGTAAATTAACTCTGAATGAGCTGATGCAGAGGACAGACTAAAGGAACTCCTCAGAATAAAATGTTATCTATTACTCCACAAATACACCACCAGCACGTTGGATCATCACCTTTCACAAAAACCCACATCAGATTACATCATCGTGTCCATTCCCATGATCGGCCTTTCATCACAGCTTGCCTCAGTGACGGAAAGCACATTTATTCCCgtactgtacttgagtattttgaAATACTTGTACTGCACTTGAGTACTGCCATTTCATGCTGCTTTATATTTCTACTCTACTAcatgtcagagggaaatactgtaatTTTCAGTCTGCTGTATGCATCTAACAGATGCAGTTACAAGTTATTTTTAAGTTAAAACATATttagaagaaaataaaacaatcatCTAATAACTGTTCACGTTTCTAATAACCATGAATATGAATTTGTGcagcacagctttgtttttctctctctcccattaATAATCTCATGAGCCCACACATTCATCTTGTGACCCCTTCGAGGGTGCCTGACCCCCCGTTTGGAACCACTGGACTGAATCACCAAACTGTACatcaacaacagtaaaatgctgcttagaCACTGACGCATCTGTATTAAAAATCTAATCATGTACAACTCTGCGGGTTGAGTACTTTtattaaaagtacattttgctacttgtacttttacttgagtggGATTTTGAAAGCAGGACCTTTCTTGTGCTGGATGGTTTCTGCATTGCTTTGtcaatacttttacttaagtaaaggatctgagtacttcttccacacTGGTTAGCCTACTTTACTTAACATTATAAACTAAACACACCATCCCAGAATGGCAAACTGCTCTCAGCTGAATGATGTACATCTTTGTATCAGCTTGTGTGAGCATAAACTTTGGCTTTTTAACTGAATGGATCTAACTGCTGCTCAAACTAACAAACTTCTCATTACGCCGTCACGTCTTACACAGTGCAAAACAACTTCACCTGCATAGGAAAGCAAGAACAAAGGGTTGAAAGAGTACTAGAATGATGTAagcaagtaaaagtactttatAACACAACCCTGAAACTCTTGCTTCTATTTCCAAAAGCAGTTGAGTCAAATACTTTGTTGACATCTATTTAAGTGAAAGCAAAATTACAGATCTTAGAATATATACTGGAGAAGAAAAAGCCGGACAATTAGAGCACTTGCAATTCCACCTCTGGCCAAAACAAGTCAGAGTCTATTAAGGTGACCTGACCGACCCTGTTATTTCGCTGTATAACTGCCACAGACTAAATAGCTGATGTACTCCTCACGCATGTAAAACAGTCCAACCTTTTAAGTGCAAGACAAGTCCCTGCACTCCACCTCATCACCCTTGACGACTTGAcgtcttctccctctccatcatAACAGCACCTGGAATTGTGACGCGTAAATCTTATTGGCAGAGACAGTCTGCGGGTCCCCGGGCAGAACGGCCCGGCTTATTGCTTTCTCCCACAGCCGCGACCTTGCTTCTCGGCCCCTCGGGCCTGGCTCTAATGGGCGAGCAGGGGTCATAAAGTggttgtgttgctgttttcctctttccaaACCAGTGACACCAGTTGTTCACCCTCCTCACCGGGGCCTTTTGTGAGGCCTGACAGGCTGTCAGTTGCAGACGGAGGATGATTGTACAAGACGGCAGGCATTACCTTGAGGTGACACCGCATTCCACTGAAGGCCTGTCTTTATGAGCTAACAATAACTTTGAACAGCTCTGCAGCGCCACATTAAAAGTTcgcagcagctcagtgttgtGTGATCGGTGAAGTCTCATTCTGGTGTTGCATCAAATCTGGATGTTTCTCTTAAAAAAATATGCAGCAAACTCATGAGATGAATGATAATTAGGCTAAAGGACCGTCGCTTGTTAAGACTCCCACAGACGATTGTTGGCATAGATTCGCTGCCTTATCGCTCTCACAGGCTCGAGGAGTGATTTTTGGCCGTCATCGGGGTCGAGGGTAGGACAAGAAGACCTTCACAGTGACACATACAACCCCACGACTAAAATAGAcgcccacccacccacacacactcacacacacacgcatgtacacacacagtaaagagTGCGTCATTCTGAGAACGAGTGCAAACCACCAAACGTTTTGTACTTTCGTCCTCTGGTTTGTTCAGCCAATCgctgaaaagctgaaataatAATCATCTAATGAACATAACTGAGCAATCGTTTACAGAACTGGAGGATAATTATATCAAAGACTTCTGTCGATTTTGATTACagaatatttttctgtttttgtgccttATGTGTTGTGAACTAAGACATTTCATATTGTATTTATATTCAGATCTTTAAGATGATTAAATATGCTCAGTGGTTCAGATTCCCACAAATTAGTTCTAGGATTGTTATTTTATCACTTGCCTGCACAACCATAAGGAGAAACTGAAGAGTAACTGGAAAAAATTCTGTTTGACTTAAAGGGGAATAATGAAGACATCTTGTATTCATCAGCTCTCTCGTCCCATCCAGTTTGCCATATAAGTCGTGCACATACTGCCCTCGTGTGTTGAGCCGGTGGTACTGACACAATCCTCCCAAACAGGCATATGGCAGGTACACTAGGCGTCAAACCTCAAACACCCCGACAGATTTTCATGTAAATAAGCATCACTGAAAACATCATGATTTTAACGGACTTTAACAGAAGGGTGTTGATGAAAACAAGGTTTACAGACTCCGTGAGGGTTACATGAAGACACCAGGAATGTACCACATGACTGACTTGAtctcactttcactttttaaacaattaaatCATTGAAGCCTCAAAAGTCTTTGCATTCACGGCACACCTGGTTTGTGAATTGTTTGCTTTGAGCATAGATAGCATGATATCATAAGAATtgtctatttaatgttttaatcaTGACACGCagaaatgttgatgttttaaacatactgtttattttcagaattGCAGAAATACAGCCATTACCATCCACATAGAAGAGCTATCCGAACAGTAAATTTACTCCACCGATCTGAAATGACTGAGGGCACGACGAGCAGGAGCATTTATGTGGAAAGTCCTCATGTTAGTCGATGGAattacagtgtttcctctgtgttgcaTTCACTGAACAGCAGTGTGGCAGCAGCAATGCTGATTTAATGCTTAGAGTTACTGTTTTATTATGACAGAATAACCACAGAGACCCATTTTGTATTGACTCGTGTCATTACACCAagaatgaataaacaaaaatgaaacaggGCTCCGTCACAGCTGTGTAAATttacacagaaacagtaatCTTCATATCTCTCTTACAGCATTCAACGGCGTTCTTCACAGTTCAGTCCGACAGCAGAAGAACAATTGCTTCATAGTCCATCCCTTCACTCTCGCCCGGCCTTCAGTTTTTCCTCCATTGTGTGATCTCCCTTTGAGCCTCCCATGCAGGGCGGACTCTTAACCAGGGTGGGGTTGCTTTGCCACTGCTCAGGAGTCTTTGCCTGGATAGCCAGCGCATGAACGCAGCTGCTCAGCTCCTCCTTCAAAGCCTCATTAACCAGGCGGTGGCGCTTTATCAGGGGCAGACCCTCAAACTGGGAGCTCACAACCAGGACACGGAAATGGGATTCAGAGCCTGGGGGCACAGCGTGCATGTGGCTTTCATTGTGGACCTCCAAGTGGTCCGGCTTGAGCGAGTCGGTCAGTTTGGCTCTGATAGCCCTCTCAACGGGCCGGCTCGGGTCTGGGTCCATGTGTGGTCTGAAGTGGGCCAGAGGCCGGCTTAAGGCAATGCTGGTGGAGATAGGCCGAGCACAGCGGAGCACACTGGGCAGCATCAGAGTTTGTGGCAGGAGATCAACTGTGAAAGCCAGGTATAAATACAGGTGACTTGCTATTTAATGAGCTGAGATATTCATGTCCTGGTAGGTGTTTTTGCTTAATGCCAAGCTTTGAGGTGTATTAACACGCTTCAAGGGCCATATTGGAGTTAGTCGACTCTTACTCAGCAATTAACAGGTGGCTGTATGTGTAATGTGTTGGTCCAGTTGGTTCTTGGATGCCTTGTTATTGACTGGAAGTTCATCACAGTACGGCAGCATGGATTTCATGATGATGTCAGCATGCCAGTTAGATCATTGGGAGACTTGATACCAATACCAATACCAATGCCAGATCAGCAACAGAGGCAAAACTGTCGTATTAGGTGGATCAGGCATCAGCCATGAGGTGACTGATCCATATTTAacagtttctgtctttgtaaTTTAAAATTCAGTGTTGCCATCCCTGGTACGTCTTATTGcttcaatcaatcaaccaaccaatTAATAAGTTACACAAAGTGATGTACACAGATCTTACATTTGGGAAATGGGAGCACCAGTACCATAAGTTGGATATCAGTATGAGATtcaggagacagagaaagctgGACCAGTACATCATCAATCATCTGTTGTACAAATGTCCTTCGTTACATACACTATGTCGTGCGTTCAGGTATACTGTTAGTGGTGCTGTTGCACTGGCCTGCATAACACTGAGAGGCGCAGGTGTTCCTAATAAATCGGCCGCTGAGTGTAGTTCACGGCTCGATATGATGGGGACAAATGACGAAAGGACTAAAGGACTGTGATGCCACTGCAGAGCATCCGAAGTTATACAATCGTAATCTGCCGTAAAAAGCAGCCATAACCCATAAAATAAGCCAATTAGCCCAGTTCCAGTCCAGGCTAACGTTTGGTGACAGTGACTCCACAATGCCAGTTCTGCTGATAGTTAGCATCGATAACCGAATATTCAAGCTAAACTTCAGCTAATTGTTTGCttgctagcattagctgttagctttcATAACAAACATCATCCGTAATAACGGAAAACTGAGACACTGTATCGAAGTATTTACTGCAACGAAAAGCGAAGATAACACATCCGTGTGTGTTTCATAAAACTCTTACAAAGCACTGAAGCTCACGGGCAAATGAATTTTGCTAACTACTCACCTTGCAACTGAAGTCAATCTCACCCCCGTCACGTTAACACGAGTCACCGGAAGTGCTAGCACACGGCTGGGTAGTGTAGTTCTGTAGTCCCGCAGCGATGCAGGACTTCAACCGTCTTTTATAGACGTAAAACAATATTTATAGGCgtaaagaaatgacaaaaaatgacgTTTCGTAATATTTCCACTTATTTATTCTTCATGGTTCTTTGTTATCCATTGTGATTCCACAGGGTCAGTCGCACAGCACCGTGCGAACCCAATCAAAAATCAACAATGAGAAAATATAGGAAAAAATCTCACACACCTTTAAACAGAACTGATGCTGTCACATTTAGGCTAACTATGATTCATAACCGGCATTTAACATTGATGTATTTACTTATATTTCATTCTCAtttacaaaatacacaaaatcaaAGACAACATACATCATTGTTCATttacacttctttttttttttataactttTTTTCTAGTCATGGTTCCACAAACAGTTTCTATACTTACAAACAATCAACTACAGTTTCTACAGCACAGTGCAATGACAAAGGTGATAAATTCTTTGTTACATTTAATTAATGGCAATGCAATTTTATTGACAATAGCTTCAAGACTTAGGGCTGTTTTAAAGAATACACACGAATGTTAGCTGTTAAGTCCTGTGCCATTATGAAGCCAACACTCAGCATTTTAGTGGACAAGGCCAGCATGTAGTAATGTGCTCCAATTCCCAATAGCTTCAAAGAGGAGAATAAGAGACAAATACCCAAACACTTATTGCTTTGTTAACTTTTTGCACTCACGATTGACTGTTGCTCAGGCAACAAGTTACTTGTACAAAAACCCTGTAACGTAAGCTAAGATATGTATCTACGAGAGACAATTTTGACTTGGACGGAGCCTGAACTGAGTCACTGAGACAGGTTAGCGCTTTGACAGCATTCTATGTTGAACAAGTACAACAGTTATCTTGACATCGTCGATTCTTAATTTCATTGGTGATACAGGACAACATACAGAGAATAAGACTGCTGACGCTTAGCTTTTATATTTGTACAGTTAATGTGCATTTATATACTATCAATGTGCTTTTAAGAGGAAATCTGGGCAAATTTTGTTCTCTGACTTGCTGTCCATTTTGGCTTCTGAAGCCATCATTTCTTGCAGTTTTAATACAAGAGCACATGGACTTTTAAAGACAGGTTTTCAAGTGAGTTGTGAAAGGTTTTCGTCACCATAATAAGTCCAGTTGTTCCTGTTTTTCACATGACGAGTGGCTGAAAACCTACAAAGACTGCAAATTTCCAGGGGAGTCAAATGGTTTGAAGAGCTATCTTATTAGTTACATTATAAGTacttttatttacatatattcatATCTATAACAGAGAATTGATGGTGTAATGTGTAAACCCAGGCCATACAAAATATTTGGCAATAATTAATGAGAGATGGCACACTCATAGATAATGGGTCAGATGTCAAATTCGGAGTTAGATCGGTGCGAGACGGAGGGAGTGAAATGCAAGGGGCAGGTCATCAAAGCTCGAAGCACCTATGTTCACAACTGCACTCGTGTTCACAATCTTGTCATTTGGTAGGTTTTGGTCTTTGTGCTCTTGCTAAACGCTCACCTTGGTCTTCGTTAAATCTCTAGCAAGGCTGCATCAGAATGTGTCTAGGAGAACTCAAGGCATTCACAATTGTGCATGTACAACAGTGTACATTTAGTGCAATGGGTTGTCTATTTTTTGAACTGTCTTTGAGTCTACGTATGGCTGCTATCCTACAAAATGGCAGTTTGGAcgaaaacttttctttttttgttaatcTGTTGATGATCGTTTGTCTTCTGCCATGCAATTGTGAACATATCACCCTCGCTTTTCTAGATCAGGGGAATGTGGCGATGATTTCCGCCAACGCTCTGTGCTGTTACCAGTGTGGGATATATGACAATCAGCCCTTGGCAGTGAGTTCTCTACGGTGAATCTTGTGTTATATCTAGCTACATTTGTATAATAAAGCACAAGTAAACACAAGGTCCCAGCACGCTCCAAATCCACAACCTCATTATCAGAATAACCCTTTTCGACTGCAGTTAATCCTCACTGTTCAACGTGTCATGTGCCCCAAGGTCATACACACCTCAAATTAGGAACATTTTAAATAGAACAACTTTGCAGAACTCCACTGTTTTTACTTTGGGTGCAGTATTTTCCAGCCAGTCTAACATTGACTCTATTGACGCTCTTTCAGGTTGTCTTGATCCAAGAGCAAGAAAACAGGTTAAGCATGTCCAGTGCATCATCACAGCTACCCCACAACCTTTCTCCTCAGAATAGTGTTTGCCAAATGTGAAATGGTagaagacacagaaaaaaatgtaatctcaATATTGCACAGAGGTTCAATATTGCACTAAGAAGCACACTCACATTAATATAAACATTCAGTTAACACAAATAATTACATCATAGTTTATCTGTCATCTCTTACACGCTTAACACGATCTGTGCCTGCACTGAAACCACCAGAACTAAAAGTGTAGGCTTTTTGtcgaactttttttttttttttttgatcatttAGATGACCTGCTTTTCTTCAACGCGTCATTTGATTTAAGTTAATGGACATTTTCAAGACCGCCCTGTGGAGTGTGCCCTAAGAGGTGTGTGGTAAGGTCCATCAGACGAATTGATCCCATGTTTTTGTACTCTCAGTTTTCATAAATATTCATACATACTTTGTGACATGCATAACGCCCtccaaaacatattttataaGAGACCAACATATCGTAAAGTCTGGGAGGAGAGGTACTAAAAAAGGCATTTCTTACAAACGGATACACAGTATGATTGAAAAATGGTGATTGAGTGTGAGGCTCTGAACATTTTCAGGGAGTCAAGAAAATGTTAGGGACATTCACACTGGCAAATCGTTGTgcttaaaatgtacatttcagcAGACAGCTTCATTTTTGTAATGAAATGGCGATTATGACAGCACAAAATGTTTACTTGGCGCGCAAAAACATATTGACCAGCTGATCTGAATGATCTCATGGCTAATCAGAAACAATGCTTTAAAGGGAGAAGGGGCTCGAGTGATCTCCTCGTCACATtctaacaacaacaaaagcaaacctGGAATGTTCTATAATCTAGAAAATGGCAGTTATTTTATACACCAACACAAGACCTCAGGAGATACAGAATGAGGACGGGTCTTTGTTTAAGAGAAAGCCAAGAGAGCTGCGTCTTGGTTTTACCCCGCAAAGTCAAAAATGCTTCAAATCGAGGCATAAAATGTCGCATTTTTGATTGTATGTCCGACAATGGCAAAGTACTCAAGACTTGACAGGTGAGTTGAATTTGCTCAGAAGAATGGAGGTGATTACAGA
Encoded here:
- the bola1 gene encoding bolA-like protein 1, translating into MLPSVLRCARPISTSIALSRPLAHFRPHMDPDPSRPVERAIRAKLTDSLKPDHLEVHNESHMHAVPPGSESHFRVLVVSSQFEGLPLIKRHRLVNEALKEELSSCVHALAIQAKTPEQWQSNPTLVKSPPCMGGSKGDHTMEEKLKAGRE